GCGCACCCTTTGACGTGCGTTTCAGCGTCATGGGGGCTGGTCTGCGATGCATTCGGCTCATTTGTCGAAGCGATCACGCCGCCTGTTGCCTCGCAAACGAGTTGTTCAGACCTTCCCTAGCTTTGCGTACCGTCACTTATTGCACTGAAAACGAGGAGACCCCGACGTAGGCAGAAAGCGACACGGGCGGCGCTTGCCAGGCGCTGCGACCATCCTTCTGTGTTGCATTCCGCGTCCCGCTGTCATGCCTATGTCATACCGACGATCCACCATCCTTTCATGATCGATCTGTAGATCAAAGTTACTTATTGATTACATGATCGAATCAGCATGCCGGAAGGAGCCGCAGTTTGCCCTCCCGATTATTCGTTGGAAGACCTTGGAGCATCACCATGTTTGCAGAGCAGCAACGCGAATATCTCGACAAGGGATATACGAAGATTGAAAGCTTTTTCTCCGCGGAGGAAGTAGCGAAGATTCTTGAAGACGTCAAGCAAATTGAATTGGGAGCTATTGGCGTAGCTTCGGACAATGAGATTTACCAGTTCGAAAAGAAGAATGGCGAGACGACGAAGCTACTGCGTCGCGTCGAGAATCCTCACCTTTATTTCGATGCAATAGATTCTTTGGTCAGGTCGGAAAAAATCGTCGATTTGCTTCGGCATTTCCTGGGCGAAAACATCCGTTTGCACAATAGCAAAATCAACTTCAAGCCGCCATCAGGCGCGCCAGTCCAGTGGCATCAGGACTGGGCATTCTATCCCCACACAAACGATGATTTTCTTACTCTCGGAATTTTCCTCGACGAGACAAGTGAGAAAAATGGCGCGATGGCATGCTTGCCAGGCTCCCACAAAGGAAAAGTGTACGACCACCGGAACGTCGAGACGGGCGAGTTTTGCCACGCGATCTCTCGCTCCAACTGGGACGAAGCGCTCGACCCGACAGAAGGGGAGTTACTGACGGGACCCGTAGGAACTGTCACGTTGCATCACGTCCGGACCCTTCATGGTTCAGGCCCAAACCACTCAACGATCAGGCGGCGTTTTCTGCTCATCGG
The Aquabacterium sp. A3 DNA segment above includes these coding regions:
- a CDS encoding phytanoyl-CoA dioxygenase family protein — protein: MFAEQQREYLDKGYTKIESFFSAEEVAKILEDVKQIELGAIGVASDNEIYQFEKKNGETTKLLRRVENPHLYFDAIDSLVRSEKIVDLLRHFLGENIRLHNSKINFKPPSGAPVQWHQDWAFYPHTNDDFLTLGIFLDETSEKNGAMACLPGSHKGKVYDHRNVETGEFCHAISRSNWDEALDPTEGELLTGPVGTVTLHHVRTLHGSGPNHSTIRRRFLLIGYAAADAWPLLGCGNYGDYESLMVSGRSTVFPRMVELPLTVPYPLSMYGDRIFESQRALTQKYY